One Eleginops maclovinus isolate JMC-PN-2008 ecotype Puerto Natales chromosome 22, JC_Emac_rtc_rv5, whole genome shotgun sequence DNA segment encodes these proteins:
- the dact2 gene encoding dapper homolog 2: MLSRKGSCAGMMSAAAGVDRSRVGERLQAALAGLQELHMLKDRQSDMVSWALRMDREEPVTAAQARPERLMMMGAEEQRLEATLTTLKQQLSRLRKQDVGLKSHLQQLDQQISELKLDVNKSTEQLESDSRPSSGFYELSDGGSCSLSNSCTSVYSECLSSSQTSLLLLPTSPANSHIGHPLQVEVCRRRSADESASQPNPPRATGLHLGSSRIRASTEKARPRPVSTGDLDRMMAQGLSYYRSMDAKNPHICSNLKTSKMDPKFHSNLVSRSGTEVYHYPSPLHAVALQSPIFSQGGDPTTPRLLEGQGPPAASTETLQRAHMVYDTKTLGYIDKLLLRSSSKIQSDSETLQRHSDYHRRPTEVLTAFPEVSQKEVSVVKPPPAQTTNITPLDSNQKRHCMTFPIQEPADNTHHNQSAKAPEVSYRYSYPVANREYSSDEVTTLSLRKNGKLRGEYASVARSNSETRFGDHLGSRPQERNGYRQRSTIAHRSSTEESQTFEVHTAPTVSPEFVHAEFVPAGSQRDKVRQADRKTKALKLKRKSTEKPRAVKQQHGYSSGERTREGSDAAKWEQRRSGKGKVSQKSSISYTEERRQGSGSDSSHCSPGLMNTHKVYAKPHPIPAVTKTSKPRKIQCPEYDQPLEQRKRRQGAAKWQSEVEMLQASYVQRQRSKEPQVQAHGSMKMVRSMSARSGQWVGPPRPFQSSISSNSFLHNLNARYPPAALVMSCHYPPRCESEYSAECASLFHSTIAESSEGEMSDNTTNRFGDSESSQSFQSLSDSDSSLSLDEEDQVEGQEERGLVWAEAALGPTAAGQPLQQLPRPEPSACRIKASRALKKKIRRFQPASMKVMTLV; the protein is encoded by the exons ATGCTGAGCAGGAAGGGTTCTTGTGCGGGGATGATGAGCGCTGCAGCCGGGGTGGACCGTAGCAGGGTCGGGGAAAGGCTGCAGGCTGCTCTGGCCGGGCTACAGGAGCTGCATATGCTGAAGGACAGACAGAGCGACATGGTGAGCTGGGCCCTGAGGATGGACCGAGAGGAGCCGGTCACTGCTGCCCAAGCTAGACCGGAGAGGCTCATGATGATGGGGGCCGAGGAACAGCGACTGGAGGCGACCCTAACAACCCTGAAGCAACAGCTG tcTCGTCTTCGGAAACAGGACGTAGGCCTTAAATCTCACTTGCAGCAGCTGGATCAACAGATCAGTGAGCTGAAGCTGGATGTGAACAAGAGCACAGAGCAGCTGGAGAGTGACAGCAGGCCAAGTTCAG GTTTCTATGAGCTAAGCGATGGTGGATCTTGCTCTTTGTCCAACTCCTGCACCTCTGTGTACAGCGAGTGTCTATCATCCTCCCAGACGAGCCTTCTCCTCCTTCCAACGAGCCCTGCTAATTCCCACATCGGCCATCCCTTGCAAGTAGAAGTATGCCGGCGGCGTTCTGCTGATGAGAGCGCTTCCCAGCCCAACCCTCCGCGGGCCACCGGCCTTCATCTAGGCAGCAGCAGGATCAGAGCAAGCACCGAAAAGGCTCGCCCAAGGCCTGTGTCAACAG GTGATCTCGATAGGATGATGGCCCAAGGACTGAGCTACTACAGATCTATGGATGCAAAGAACCCCCACATCTGCTCAAACCTAAAGACCTCGAAAATGGACCCCAAGTTCCACAGCAACCTGGTGTCCCGTAGTGGGACAGAAGTGTACCATTACCCCAGCCCCCTGCATGCTGTGGCTCTTCAGAGCCCAATCTTTTCCCAAGGGGGCGACCCAACCACACCTAGACTTCTTGAGGGCCAAGGACCCCCAGCAGCTAGTACTGAAACCCTCCAGAGGGCACATATGGTTTATGACACCAAGACCCTGGGTTACATTGACAAACTCCTTCTGCGCAGCTCGAGCAAAATCCAGAGTGACTCAGAgactctgcagagacacagtgACTATCACAGGAGGCCCACTGAGGTTTTAACTGCATTCCCTGAAGTATCTCAGAAAGAGGTGTCTGTGGTGAAGCCTCCTCCAGCACAGACCACAAACATTACCCCACTAGATAGCAACCAGAAGAGACACTGCATGACATTCCCCATCCAAGAGCCAGCTGATAACACACACCACAATCAGTCAGCGAAAGCCCCTGAGGTTTCATACCGATACTCCTATCCTGTTGCTAATAGGGAGTACAGCTCTGATGAGGTCACCACTCTATCTCTGAGGAAGAATGGTAAACTCAGAGGAGAATATGCTAGTGTAGCAAGAAGCAATTCAGAGACTAGATTTGGGGATCATCTAGGTTCAAGGCCTCAAGAGAGGAATGGCTATAGGCAAAGATCGACAATTGCCCACCGCTCGAGCACGGAGGAGAGTCAAACCTTTGAGGTTCACACTGCTCCCACAGTTTCTCCTGAGTTTGTCCATGCTGAATTTGTCCCTGCTGGATCACAGAGGGACAAAGTGAGACAGGCGGACCGTAAAACCAAAGCCCtgaaactgaaaagaaaaagcacagaGAAGCCTCGAGCAGTTAAGCAGCAACATGGCTACTCCTCTGGCGAAAGGACAAGAGAGGGCAGTGATGCAGCAAAGTGGGAACAGAGAAGATCAGGGAAAGGTAAAGTTTCCCAGAAATCGAGCATTTCTTACACAGAGGAGCGCAGACAGGGCTCAGGCTCTGACTCCAGCCACTGTAGTCCTGGACTCATGAACACCCACAAGGTCTATGCAAAGCCACATCCAATCCCTGCTGTCACAAAAACCAGCAAACCCCGCAAAATACAGTGCCCAGAGTATGATCAGCCTCTAgagcagagaaagaggaggcAGGGGGCGGCCAAATGGCAGTCAGAAGTGGAAATGCTCCAGGCCTCATATGTACAGCGTCAGAGGTCAAAAGAGCCCCAGGTTCAGGCACATGGAAGCATGAAGATGGTTCGCAGTATGAGTGCCAGATCCGGCCAGTGGGTAGGACCTCCTCGCCCCTTCCAATCATCCATTTCCTCTAACTCTTTCCTCCACAATCTCAATGCCAGATACCCTCCAGCAGCCTTGGTCATGTCCTGCCACTATCCACCCAGATGCGAGTCTGAGTACTCGGCCGAATGCGCCTCACTTTTTCACTCCACCATTGCTGAAAGCAGCGAGGGGGAGATGAGTGATAACACCACCAACCGCTTTGGAGATAGTGAGTCCAGCCAGAGCTTCCAGTCTTTATCGGACTCTGACAGTAGCCTGTCCCTGGACGAGGAGGACCAGGTGGAAGGCCAGGAGGAAAGAGGCCTGGTGTGGGCTGAGGCTGCTCTGGGGCCCACCGCAGCTGGACAGCCCCTCCAGCAGCTCCCACGTCCTGAACCATCAGCCTGCCGCATCAAAGCTTCCCGAGCCCTGAAGAAGAAGATCCGTCGGTTCCAGCCGGCCTCCATGAAGGTCATGACCCTGGTGTAG